From Mya arenaria isolate MELC-2E11 chromosome 1, ASM2691426v1, a single genomic window includes:
- the LOC128230428 gene encoding uncharacterized protein LOC128230428 isoform X2 produces MVNQAGCQRLELINSNSLQKYIATVCQILDLNEGEVQWVSSHLAHTVKTHLGFYRLQEGAIEIAKVSRLLLAAKNGTLSKYEGKSLEDVQVDDEQPAEAQSSMPVNRSVPGLPRKDTYKSQTLKISNQQRPNPPCLLTSDRSAPGFPRKDTYKSQTLKMLLTMTH; encoded by the exons ATGGTTAATCAGGCTGGGTGCCAAAGACTAGAACTCATCAACAGTAACTCGCTGCAAAAGTACATAGCAACAGTTTGTCAG ATTTTAGATCTAAACGAAGGTGAGGTGCAGTGGGTGTCGAGCCACCTTGCCCACACAGTAAAAACCCACTTAGGTTTTTACAGGCTGCAGGAGGGAGCCATCGAAATTGCCAAAGTATCTAGGCTGCTACTAGCCGCAAAGAACGGGACATTGTCAAAATATGAAGGAAAGTCGCTGGAAGATGTACAGGTTGATG ATGAGCAACCAGCAGAGGCCCAATCCTCCATGCCTGTTAACAGAAGCGTCCCAGGCTTACCAAGAAAAGACACATACAAGAGTCAGACTCTGAAG ATTAGCAACCAGCAGAGACCCAATCCTCCATGCCTGTTAACCAGCGACCGAAGCGCCCCAGGCTTTCCAAGAAAAGACACATACAAGAGTCAGACTCTGAAG atgTTGCTGACGATGACTCATTGA
- the LOC128230428 gene encoding uncharacterized protein LOC128230428 isoform X1, translating into MVNQAGCQRLELINSNSLQKYIATVCQILDLNEGEVQWVSSHLAHTVKTHLGFYRLQEGAIEIAKVSRLLLAAKNGTLSKYEGKSLEDVQVDDLPLGESDDIPVHGESAYDSIDLNLAEHWNGDDEQPAEAQSSMPVNRSVPGLPRKDTYKSQTLKISNQQRPNPPCLLTSDRSAPGFPRKDTYKSQTLKMLLTMTH; encoded by the exons ATGGTTAATCAGGCTGGGTGCCAAAGACTAGAACTCATCAACAGTAACTCGCTGCAAAAGTACATAGCAACAGTTTGTCAG ATTTTAGATCTAAACGAAGGTGAGGTGCAGTGGGTGTCGAGCCACCTTGCCCACACAGTAAAAACCCACTTAGGTTTTTACAGGCTGCAGGAGGGAGCCATCGAAATTGCCAAAGTATCTAGGCTGCTACTAGCCGCAAAGAACGGGACATTGTCAAAATATGAAGGAAAGTCGCTGGAAGATGTACAGGTTGATG ATTTACCGTTGGGAGAGTCAGACGATATACCTGTGCATGGAGAAAGTGCATATGATTCTATTGATTTGAACTTGGCTGAGCATTGGAATGGAGATG ATGAGCAACCAGCAGAGGCCCAATCCTCCATGCCTGTTAACAGAAGCGTCCCAGGCTTACCAAGAAAAGACACATACAAGAGTCAGACTCTGAAG ATTAGCAACCAGCAGAGACCCAATCCTCCATGCCTGTTAACCAGCGACCGAAGCGCCCCAGGCTTTCCAAGAAAAGACACATACAAGAGTCAGACTCTGAAG atgTTGCTGACGATGACTCATTGA